A DNA window from Carassius gibelio isolate Cgi1373 ecotype wild population from Czech Republic chromosome A8, carGib1.2-hapl.c, whole genome shotgun sequence contains the following coding sequences:
- the LOC128019000 gene encoding probable cytosolic iron-sulfur protein assembly protein ciao1: MKGALELLQRVSAHPDARCWCVAWSPSGSLLASCGGDRAIRIWGKEGDSWECKCVLADGHQRTVRKVAWSPCGKYLASASFDATTCIWKKTNDDFESLTVLEGHENEVKCVAWAPSGSLLATCSRDKSVWIWEVDEEDDYECVSVVNSHTQDVKHVVWHPTQELLASASYDNKVCIYKEEDDDWECRATLEGHESTVWSLAFDPEGQRLASCSDDRTVKIWKQSTAGDGSSVESWKCLCTLSGFHGRTIYDVAWCRLTGALATACGDDGVRVFKEDPTADPEQPVFFMSAHVPKAHSQDVNCVSWNPKEAGLLATCSDNGEFAIWKYSSDS; encoded by the exons ATGAAGGGCGCGCTGGAGCTGCTGCAGAGGGTGAGCGCGCACCCAGACGCGCGTTGCTGGTGCGTTGCGTGGAGCCCGTCGGGTAGTCTGCTCGCGTCCTGCGGCGGGGACCGCGCGATCAGAATTTGGGGTAAAGAAG GGGACAGTTGGGAGTGTAAGTGTGTCCTGGCCGATGGACACCAGCGTACGGTCAGAAAGGTGGCCTGGTCTCCCTGCGGGAAATATCTGGCATCAGCCAGCTTTGATGCCACAACATGCATCTGGAAGAAGACGAATGATGATTTTGAG tccCTGACAGTGTTAGAAGGTCATGAGAATGAGGTCAAGTGTGTGGCCTGGGCTCCGTCTGGAAGCTTACTAGCCACCTGCAGCAGAGACAAAAGTGTTTGGATCTGGGAAG TGGACGAGGAGGATGATTATGAGTGTGTAAGTGTTGTGAATTCACACACGCAGGACGTGAAACATGTCGTTTGGCACCCAACGCAGGAG CTTCTCGCTTCAGCCAGTTATGACAACAAAGTGTGTATTTATAAAGAGGAGGATGATGACTGGGAATGTAGAGCCACCTTAGAGGGTCACGAATCCACGGTTTGGAGTCTGGCCTTTGACCCTGAGGGACAGAGATTGGCGTCTTGTAGCGATGATCGTACCGTGAAGATCTGGAAGCAGTCGACGGCTGGAGATG GTTCATCGGTTGAGTCCTGGAAGTGTCTCTGTACCTTGTCTGGATTCCATGGAAGAACAATATATGATGTTGCATG GTGTCGTCTGACCGGTGCTTTGGCCACAGCATGTGGCGATGACGGAGTCCGAGTATTCAAAGAAGACCCCACCGCTGACCCAGAGCAGCCCGTCTTCTTCATGTCAGCCCATGTGCCCAAAGCCCACAGTCAGGACGTCAACTGCGTGTCCTGGAACCCGAAGGAGGCGGGGCTTCTGGCCACCTGCAGTGACAACGGAGAGTTTGCCATCTGGAAGTACAGCTCTGATTCCTGA